From a single Labrenzia sp. PHM005 genomic region:
- a CDS encoding pyridoxal phosphate-dependent aminotransferase, whose translation MARGRFQPSNRSNVAPFIAMDVLAEAAQLEAAGRRIIHMEVGQPSAPAPKPALVAAAEALQHGKLGYTEALGIKPLRDALSAHYRKTYGVDVPASRIMATTGSSAGFNLTFLAAFDPGDRIVLTAPGYPAYRNILKALGLVPVEVEVGAETRWSLTPAHLEAAQADGPVKGVLVASPANPTGTMMTAEALEELITYCDDAGIWFISDEIYHGLDYAGEQKTALETSQNAIIINSFSKYYCMTGWRIGWMVLPEQLVRPTERIAQSLYISPPELSQIAAGAALNAVQELEAVKAGYAANRKLLLEGLPQIGFDKLLPVDGAFYVYADISRFSDDSLAFAKRMLHEAGVAATPGVDFDPVHGKEFIRFSFAGAHDDMKTALGLLKDWI comes from the coding sequence ATGGCCCGTGGCCGTTTCCAGCCGTCGAACCGCAGTAATGTCGCGCCGTTCATAGCCATGGACGTGTTAGCAGAGGCGGCCCAGCTGGAAGCCGCCGGGCGCAGAATCATCCATATGGAAGTTGGCCAGCCGTCTGCACCGGCTCCGAAACCGGCGCTTGTTGCTGCCGCCGAAGCGCTCCAACACGGCAAACTCGGATACACCGAAGCCCTAGGCATCAAGCCGCTGCGGGATGCCTTGTCGGCCCACTACCGCAAAACCTATGGTGTCGATGTGCCGGCCAGCCGGATCATGGCAACGACTGGATCTTCTGCTGGATTTAACCTGACTTTTCTTGCCGCCTTCGATCCAGGTGATCGGATTGTGCTGACGGCGCCAGGGTATCCTGCCTACCGCAACATCTTAAAAGCGCTTGGGCTTGTTCCGGTTGAAGTGGAAGTGGGGGCCGAAACCCGTTGGAGCTTGACACCAGCGCATCTGGAGGCGGCTCAAGCCGATGGACCCGTTAAGGGCGTGTTGGTCGCAAGCCCTGCCAACCCCACTGGTACGATGATGACAGCCGAAGCCCTTGAAGAGCTGATCACCTATTGTGATGATGCCGGGATCTGGTTCATCTCAGATGAGATCTATCATGGTCTCGATTATGCCGGTGAGCAGAAGACCGCACTAGAGACCTCGCAAAACGCGATCATCATCAACAGTTTCTCCAAATACTACTGCATGACCGGGTGGCGGATTGGCTGGATGGTGTTGCCGGAACAACTGGTCCGTCCAACGGAACGGATCGCGCAAAGCCTTTATATCTCGCCGCCGGAACTGTCCCAAATTGCAGCAGGTGCCGCGCTGAACGCCGTTCAGGAACTGGAGGCGGTTAAGGCCGGATATGCGGCCAACCGGAAGTTGCTCTTGGAAGGGTTGCCACAGATCGGGTTCGACAAGCTTCTACCGGTGGATGGAGCGTTTTATGTTTACGCCGACATCAGCCGGTTCAGCGATGACAGCCTGGCTTTCGCCAAACGCATGCTGCACGAGGCGGGGGTTGCTGCCACGCCGGGCGTGGATTTCGATCCTGTCCATGGCAAGGAGTTTATTCGTTTTTCCTTTGCCGGTGCCCATGACGACATGAAAACCGCGTTGGGGCTCCTGAAAGACTGGATCTGA
- the accB gene encoding acetyl-CoA carboxylase biotin carboxyl carrier protein, whose protein sequence is MNKDNKSFDTALIRDLAVLLDETNLTEIELEQGETRIRVAREISFTAPVSVAAPAAAPAPVAPVAAAAPAATAAPAPAADASSHPGTITSPMVGTAYLAAEPGAAPFIQVGDKVAEGQSILIIEAMKTMNHIPATKAGTVKQILVEDAQPVEFGEPLIIVE, encoded by the coding sequence ATGAATAAAGATAACAAGAGTTTCGACACGGCGCTGATCCGCGATTTGGCCGTTTTGCTTGATGAGACCAATCTGACCGAAATCGAACTGGAACAGGGCGAGACCCGTATCCGGGTCGCCCGTGAGATTTCGTTTACAGCCCCAGTCAGTGTTGCAGCTCCCGCAGCAGCGCCAGCACCGGTTGCCCCAGTTGCAGCTGCTGCACCGGCTGCAACCGCAGCTCCCGCCCCGGCCGCCGACGCGTCCAGCCATCCGGGCACCATCACCTCACCGATGGTTGGAACTGCCTATCTGGCGGCAGAACCGGGCGCAGCCCCGTTCATCCAGGTTGGCGACAAAGTCGCAGAAGGCCAGTCGATCCTGATCATTGAAGCCATGAAAACGATGAACCATATCCCGGCGACCAAAGCTGGCACGGTCAAGCAGATCCTCGTGGAAGACGCCCAGCCGGTGGAATTCGGCGAACCGCTCATTATCGTCGAATAA
- the accC gene encoding acetyl-CoA carboxylase biotin carboxylase subunit: protein MFSKILIANRGEIALRILRACKELGISTVAVHSTADADAMHVRLADESVCIGPPAARDSYLNIPQLLAACEITGADAVHPGYGFLSENARFAEILEAHDIVFIGPTSDHIKIMGDKIQAKQTAKDLGIPVVPGSDGEVTAADDAHAIAREIGFPVLVKAASGGGGRGMKVALTEADLDTALSTARSEAKAAFGDDALYMEKYLGKPRHIEIQVLGDGQGNAVHLGERDCSLQRRHQKVLEEAPSPCLNPEQRAEIGEIVANAMRKLKYRGVGTVEFLYENGEFYFIEMNTRLQVEHPVTEMITGIDLVNEQIRIAAGGTLDMSQDDISFDGHAIECRINAEDPVTFAPSPGTITYYHPPGGLGVRVDSGVYQGYKIPPYYDSLIGKLIVHGRNRVECMMRLRRCLDEFVVDEIKSTIPLFRNLVENQDIANGQYDIHWLEKYLADKSK from the coding sequence ATGTTCTCCAAAATCCTTATCGCGAACCGCGGCGAAATTGCCCTGCGCATCTTGCGTGCTTGTAAAGAGCTTGGCATTTCCACGGTCGCAGTTCATTCCACCGCGGACGCCGACGCCATGCATGTTCGCCTGGCTGATGAAAGCGTCTGTATCGGTCCTCCGGCCGCACGCGACAGCTATCTGAACATTCCGCAGCTTCTCGCCGCCTGTGAAATCACCGGCGCGGATGCGGTTCATCCGGGCTACGGCTTCCTGTCCGAAAACGCGCGGTTTGCGGAAATCCTGGAAGCTCATGACATTGTCTTCATTGGCCCAACCTCCGATCACATCAAGATCATGGGCGACAAGATCCAGGCGAAACAAACCGCCAAGGACCTCGGAATTCCGGTGGTTCCAGGATCTGATGGCGAAGTGACAGCGGCTGACGATGCCCATGCGATTGCGCGGGAAATCGGCTTCCCGGTTCTGGTGAAAGCAGCAAGTGGCGGCGGCGGCCGCGGCATGAAAGTTGCGCTGACCGAGGCCGATCTCGATACGGCCCTGTCTACGGCCCGCTCCGAGGCAAAAGCCGCATTCGGCGACGATGCCCTCTACATGGAAAAATATCTCGGCAAGCCGCGGCACATCGAGATCCAGGTTCTGGGGGACGGTCAAGGCAATGCAGTTCACTTGGGTGAGCGCGACTGTTCCTTGCAACGCCGACACCAGAAAGTTCTGGAAGAAGCCCCTTCCCCGTGCCTCAACCCGGAACAGCGCGCTGAGATTGGCGAAATCGTTGCCAATGCCATGCGCAAGCTGAAATACCGCGGCGTCGGTACGGTTGAGTTCCTCTACGAAAACGGCGAGTTCTATTTCATCGAAATGAACACCCGCCTGCAGGTGGAACACCCGGTCACGGAAATGATCACTGGCATCGACCTTGTCAATGAACAGATCCGGATTGCGGCTGGTGGCACCCTGGACATGAGCCAGGATGACATTTCCTTTGACGGTCATGCGATCGAGTGCCGCATCAACGCGGAAGACCCGGTCACCTTCGCACCGTCACCGGGCACGATTACCTATTACCACCCGCCGGGCGGTCTGGGCGTGCGCGTCGATTCAGGCGTTTATCAGGGTTACAAAATCCCGCCCTATTACGACAGCCTGATCGGCAAGTTGATCGTACACGGCCGCAACCGCGTCGAATGCATGATGCGCCTGCGCCGGTGCCTCGACGAGTTTGTCGTCGACGAAATCAAGTCGACCATTCCGCTGTTCCGCAATCTGGTTGAAAACCAGGATATCGCCAACGGCCAGTACGACATTCACTGGCTGGAGAAATACCTGGCGGACAAATCGAAATGA
- a CDS encoding N-acetylmuramoyl-L-alanine amidase — translation MAAVKLCLVAVATAVAILQLASAAANAAEDKPLISAARVAGDQDRTRIVLEVDQQLTPTISALGSPYRLILDLPEVTFGFLSSSNPAGKGLVSDWRFGLFAVGKSRVVVDLAAPARVDKTLFLPSVDDQPSRLVIDLVRASEQEFADFVTASRPSRTATKKAAPKADRLSAERAKDKPVIVLDPGHGGIDNGAIGVAGTLEKAIVLEFTKLLRDKLAEGDRYDIHLTREDDTFIPLGDRVQVGHDLAADLFISIHADSVRRGQKFARGATVYTLSNKASDRLAEELATTENMSDVIAGVELDEEPTEVTDILLDLARRETRSFSVYFAKTLVDELQSAVRLINNPHRSAGFRVLKAHDVPSVLVELGYLSNAHDEKLLISEEWRERMASAMAEAIHGFFRPRLAGRKAAPSQ, via the coding sequence GTGGCGGCCGTCAAGTTATGCCTCGTTGCGGTTGCGACTGCCGTTGCAATTCTTCAGCTGGCTTCGGCCGCAGCGAACGCTGCAGAGGACAAACCGCTTATCTCGGCTGCCCGTGTCGCTGGCGATCAGGATCGGACCCGAATCGTTCTTGAGGTAGACCAGCAACTGACACCAACCATTTCAGCTCTCGGCTCTCCTTACAGATTGATTCTGGATTTGCCTGAAGTCACATTTGGCTTTCTGAGCTCGTCCAATCCAGCCGGCAAGGGATTGGTATCTGATTGGCGGTTCGGGCTGTTTGCAGTTGGAAAGTCGCGCGTCGTCGTTGATCTGGCTGCTCCAGCACGGGTCGACAAAACCCTCTTTTTGCCATCTGTGGATGATCAACCCTCGCGCCTTGTGATTGATCTTGTCAGGGCGAGCGAACAAGAGTTTGCGGACTTTGTCACGGCTTCCAGACCCTCGCGCACGGCCACGAAAAAAGCCGCGCCAAAAGCCGACAGGCTGTCGGCAGAGCGGGCGAAGGACAAACCGGTGATTGTTCTGGATCCGGGCCACGGCGGCATCGACAATGGGGCGATCGGCGTTGCGGGAACACTCGAAAAGGCCATTGTGCTCGAGTTCACAAAGCTGCTTCGGGATAAATTGGCGGAAGGTGACCGTTATGACATTCATCTGACGCGCGAAGATGACACGTTCATTCCGCTCGGCGACCGGGTTCAGGTCGGGCATGATCTGGCTGCTGATCTGTTTATTTCCATCCATGCTGATTCGGTGCGCCGCGGACAGAAATTCGCGCGCGGTGCCACGGTCTATACACTTTCCAACAAGGCATCAGACCGGTTGGCGGAAGAACTGGCAACAACTGAAAACATGTCGGACGTCATTGCCGGTGTGGAACTGGATGAAGAGCCGACAGAAGTGACGGACATCCTTTTGGATCTAGCGCGCCGGGAAACCCGGTCGTTTTCCGTCTACTTTGCCAAGACTTTGGTGGATGAGCTGCAAAGTGCGGTCCGCTTGATCAATAATCCGCATAGATCTGCGGGTTTTCGGGTGCTCAAGGCCCATGATGTTCCGTCGGTTTTGGTTGAACTAGGCTATCTTTCCAACGCCCATGACGAGAAATTGCTGATCTCCGAAGAGTGGCGCGAGCGGATGGCCAGCGCGATGGCGGAAGCAATCCACGGTTTCTTCCGGCCGCGGCTGGCTGGCCGCAAAGCCGCTCCGTCCCAGTAA
- a CDS encoding DsbA family protein: MNRNSTFWRLPLAQCAALVALLFSILSTPVVAQDIDRGEIENIVRDYLLKNPEIITEALAELDRREKAAEEAARREVLTSSSDILYNSTRQVVLGNPTGSVTLVEFFDYNCGYCKRAYGDMVRLMEENPDLRVVLKEFPVLGQPSVEAAQVAVAVNEVAPDKYGAFHEALMMRRGQANRASALEAATNAGISEEALLEAMSTDVAGQTIEEVYTLANRLGLTGTPSYVVGEEVIMGAVGYDQLSAKLTDLKNCGQTTC; the protein is encoded by the coding sequence ATGAACCGTAATTCGACATTCTGGCGCCTACCATTGGCACAATGTGCTGCGTTGGTGGCCCTGCTCTTTTCCATTTTGAGCACGCCAGTGGTTGCCCAGGACATTGATCGTGGCGAAATCGAGAATATCGTTCGCGACTACCTTCTGAAGAATCCGGAGATCATTACAGAAGCTCTCGCAGAGCTGGACAGACGTGAAAAGGCAGCAGAAGAAGCCGCCCGCCGGGAAGTCCTGACCAGCAGCTCCGATATTCTCTACAACTCCACACGTCAGGTTGTTCTAGGGAACCCGACCGGATCGGTCACATTGGTCGAATTCTTCGATTATAACTGCGGCTACTGCAAACGGGCCTATGGTGACATGGTCCGCCTGATGGAAGAAAATCCAGACCTACGCGTGGTATTGAAGGAATTCCCGGTATTGGGACAGCCGTCCGTTGAAGCTGCTCAGGTGGCTGTAGCGGTGAATGAGGTCGCTCCGGACAAATATGGCGCCTTCCATGAAGCCCTGATGATGCGCCGCGGCCAGGCCAACCGGGCCAGCGCCCTAGAGGCAGCAACCAACGCCGGTATTTCCGAAGAAGCACTTTTGGAGGCTATGAGCACTGATGTGGCAGGCCAGACAATCGAAGAGGTCTACACGCTCGCCAACCGCCTTGGACTGACTGGAACACCATCCTATGTCGTTGGCGAGGAAGTCATCATGGGAGCTGTTGGCTACGACCAACTCAGCGCAAAACTGACCGACTTAAAGAATTGTGGTCAAACAACCTGTTAA
- a CDS encoding M48 family metalloprotease has product MRRAARRAVALACVGAMALPVTLTPAFAQRKLPLVRDAEIESLMRDYAKPIFRVAGLGNSEPSIILVNDKSFNAFVPDSRRMFINIGVIMEAETPGEVIGVIAHESGHIAGRHLVRLRAAAANAQIMSVIGMILGAGAAAAGAAAGSGSATSGGAAAVASAGSLGQRSFLAYQRGEEAAADRAALRYLDKTGQSARGLLKNFQRMAEQQMFSKRFADPYAISHPMAQDRFNGLLADAQKSKFFDKPDDYVLQYRHEMAKAKLFAFTSHPSATLRKYPRKDKSPPAQYARAIAAMQARGKAAVKEIDPLIRQHPTNAYFHELKGQALLEGGDPKGAIPSFRKALAIKPNETQFMVWLGYALVGANNPSYLPEAEKVLKKAIQRDPNSGVAYAQLAIAHGRQGERAEADLATAKGLMVRGDFGAAKRYAARAQKSLKRGSAAWLQADDIVAYKPPSVPGQRRR; this is encoded by the coding sequence ATGCGCAGAGCTGCTCGCAGGGCGGTTGCGCTTGCCTGTGTCGGTGCTATGGCGCTTCCGGTTACACTTACGCCCGCCTTTGCACAAAGAAAGCTTCCACTTGTCCGTGATGCGGAAATCGAATCTCTTATGCGGGACTATGCCAAACCGATTTTCAGGGTAGCTGGCCTGGGCAATTCCGAACCATCCATCATTTTGGTGAACGATAAGAGTTTCAACGCGTTTGTTCCCGATTCGCGGCGCATGTTCATCAACATTGGCGTGATCATGGAAGCCGAGACACCTGGCGAAGTCATCGGAGTGATTGCGCACGAATCCGGCCATATTGCCGGTCGCCATCTGGTCCGTTTGCGCGCAGCAGCAGCCAATGCACAAATCATGTCCGTTATCGGCATGATCCTGGGCGCCGGCGCAGCTGCAGCGGGCGCTGCTGCTGGTTCCGGGTCGGCAACTAGCGGAGGCGCTGCGGCTGTCGCCAGCGCTGGGTCGCTCGGACAGCGATCATTCTTGGCCTATCAGCGCGGAGAAGAAGCAGCTGCCGACCGGGCAGCCCTTCGTTACCTGGACAAGACAGGGCAAAGCGCACGCGGGTTGTTGAAAAACTTCCAGCGGATGGCCGAACAACAGATGTTTTCCAAGCGGTTCGCAGACCCTTACGCGATCAGTCACCCAATGGCACAAGACCGTTTCAACGGCCTACTGGCAGATGCGCAGAAATCAAAATTCTTCGACAAACCGGACGATTATGTTCTGCAATACCGGCATGAAATGGCGAAGGCAAAACTCTTTGCTTTTACCAGTCATCCCTCGGCCACTCTTAGAAAATACCCGCGCAAGGACAAAAGCCCGCCAGCTCAATACGCCCGGGCCATCGCCGCCATGCAGGCGCGCGGAAAAGCAGCCGTCAAGGAAATCGATCCGCTGATCCGCCAGCATCCAACCAATGCCTATTTCCATGAATTAAAGGGACAGGCCCTGCTTGAGGGTGGTGATCCCAAAGGAGCAATTCCCTCCTTCCGCAAGGCGCTTGCCATCAAACCGAATGAAACTCAATTCATGGTGTGGCTTGGATATGCGCTTGTCGGTGCCAACAATCCGTCCTATCTGCCCGAGGCAGAAAAGGTTTTGAAGAAAGCCATCCAGCGCGACCCGAACTCGGGTGTAGCATACGCTCAGCTGGCGATTGCCCATGGCCGTCAGGGCGAGCGCGCCGAAGCTGATCTTGCAACCGCAAAAGGCTTGATGGTGCGCGGCGACTTTGGTGCTGCAAAACGCTACGCCGCACGTGCTCAAAAAAGTTTGAAGCGAGGTTCAGCCGCTTGGCTTCAAGCTGATGATATTGTCGCCTACAAACCACCTAGCGTGCCTGGTCAAAGAAGGCGCTGA
- a CDS encoding Rne/Rng family ribonuclease yields MANKMLIDAGHPEETRVVVVRGNRVEEFDFEAANRKQLRGNIYLAKVTRVEPSLQAAFVEYGGNRHGFLAFSEIHPDYYQIPVADREALLAAEAAERQSDDTETEEKPKRRRRSRAARNETDTDTVASEKIENAEETDGEAPVEAAENAEEDGAQTAAADNAADDTETVGAKAEVVADADEASAPESATDAEAAADGDETTAEAASEDEASNETSESEDVAAEASTEEDAKPTRRRRRRRGKADVEAAPEDENGDDEGVESVGAEDAMEEVPERTVPLRKQYKIQEVIKRRQIILVQVVKEERGNKGAALTTYLSLAGRYSVLMPNTARGGGISRKITQPTDRKRLKKIASELDVPEGMGVILRTAGASRTKAEIKRDFEYLMRLWENVRELTLKSSAPSLVYEEGSLVKRSIRDLYNKDINEVLVAGDEGYREAKDFMRMLMPSHAKNVQPYRDPSPLFIRYGVEPQLDAMFSPQVTLKSGGYIVINQTEALVSIDVNSGKSTREHNIEDTALQTNLEAAEEVTRQLRLRDLAGLVVIDFIDMEESKNNRAVERKLKECLKNDRARIQVGRISHFGLLEMSRQRLRTGVLESSTTPCPHCQGTGMIRSVESVALHVLRSIEDNLLKGATHDLIIRTTAEVALYILNQKRSNLFDLETRFAVGIEVQSDHMVNGQLYVLERGAPIDRDRVPAPSPIVQPDMIEIIDEDTEQPVIEEQAQDEDGGDRRKRRRRKRRRGGSDAQQEGSEGTEAQADSNDADSEQGETQEARGSDDSDDDEPRRKRRRGRRGGRRGRRDDETEARSDETAEAIADAEATEGDNGETTVETQSSETPVDQSSETSADSDDAVNGSVTEAAADAATEEAAPAEAEVAAEVDGDSSEEKTVPADEDIVVETPTSEQPVAAEAEEEPVKPSAPAEPVVTSETSGDEKKDKPKRGGWWQRGRSFF; encoded by the coding sequence ATGGCAAACAAGATGCTGATCGACGCGGGCCACCCGGAAGAGACCCGGGTCGTCGTCGTCCGCGGCAATCGGGTTGAAGAATTCGATTTTGAAGCAGCGAATCGCAAACAGCTGCGTGGCAATATCTATCTGGCGAAGGTGACACGGGTTGAACCCTCCCTTCAGGCAGCATTTGTGGAATATGGCGGAAACCGGCACGGGTTCCTAGCCTTCAGCGAAATTCATCCGGATTATTATCAGATCCCGGTCGCCGACCGGGAAGCGCTCTTGGCTGCCGAGGCAGCCGAACGCCAGTCTGATGATACTGAGACGGAAGAAAAGCCAAAGCGTCGCCGGCGCTCGCGCGCGGCCCGCAATGAAACAGACACCGATACGGTTGCCAGCGAAAAAATCGAAAACGCCGAGGAAACAGACGGCGAAGCACCGGTTGAGGCAGCTGAAAATGCTGAAGAAGACGGCGCCCAAACAGCTGCCGCTGACAACGCCGCAGACGATACTGAAACTGTCGGCGCTAAAGCGGAGGTAGTTGCGGACGCAGACGAGGCTTCAGCACCTGAAAGCGCGACCGACGCCGAAGCTGCTGCAGATGGTGACGAAACAACAGCTGAAGCAGCGTCCGAAGACGAGGCCTCAAACGAAACTTCCGAATCCGAAGACGTCGCGGCCGAAGCCAGCACAGAAGAAGACGCAAAACCAACACGCCGCCGCCGGCGTCGGCGTGGCAAAGCTGACGTCGAAGCTGCCCCCGAGGACGAAAACGGGGACGACGAAGGTGTTGAATCCGTTGGCGCTGAAGACGCCATGGAAGAAGTTCCAGAGCGGACCGTACCGCTGCGCAAACAGTACAAGATCCAGGAAGTCATCAAGCGCCGCCAGATCATTCTGGTTCAGGTTGTCAAGGAAGAGCGCGGCAACAAAGGCGCGGCTCTGACCACTTACCTGTCCCTGGCAGGCCGCTATTCGGTTCTGATGCCGAACACTGCCCGTGGCGGCGGCATTTCCCGCAAGATCACCCAGCCGACCGACCGCAAGCGCTTGAAGAAGATTGCGTCTGAGCTGGATGTGCCGGAAGGCATGGGCGTTATCCTGCGGACCGCAGGTGCCAGCCGGACAAAGGCCGAAATCAAACGCGATTTCGAGTATTTGATGCGGCTTTGGGAGAATGTCCGGGAGCTGACCCTCAAATCCAGTGCACCAAGCCTCGTCTACGAGGAAGGCAGTCTGGTCAAACGGTCGATACGCGATCTTTATAACAAGGACATCAATGAAGTCCTTGTTGCCGGGGACGAAGGCTACAGAGAGGCCAAGGACTTTATGCGCATGCTCATGCCGAGCCATGCCAAAAACGTCCAGCCTTACCGCGACCCTTCCCCGCTGTTCATCCGCTATGGGGTAGAACCGCAGCTCGATGCGATGTTCTCGCCGCAGGTGACGCTGAAGTCCGGTGGTTACATCGTCATCAACCAAACCGAAGCTTTGGTCTCCATCGACGTGAACTCGGGCAAATCAACCCGTGAACACAACATCGAGGACACCGCCCTTCAGACAAACCTGGAAGCGGCGGAAGAAGTGACCCGCCAGCTGCGCCTGCGCGACCTTGCCGGTCTTGTTGTCATCGACTTCATTGATATGGAGGAATCGAAGAACAACCGGGCGGTTGAGCGCAAGCTAAAAGAGTGCCTGAAGAATGACCGCGCGCGTATCCAGGTAGGCCGGATTTCCCATTTCGGTCTTTTGGAGATGTCGCGCCAGCGCCTGCGCACCGGCGTTCTGGAAAGCTCGACCACCCCTTGCCCGCATTGTCAGGGCACCGGCATGATCCGCTCCGTGGAATCGGTCGCGCTGCACGTCCTGCGCTCCATTGAGGACAATCTGCTCAAAGGCGCAACCCACGATCTGATCATCCGCACCACGGCGGAAGTTGCGCTCTATATCCTGAACCAGAAACGATCCAACCTTTTCGACTTGGAAACACGCTTTGCCGTTGGCATCGAGGTGCAGTCCGACCACATGGTCAACGGGCAACTTTATGTCCTTGAACGCGGTGCACCGATTGACCGCGACCGTGTTCCGGCTCCGTCTCCGATTGTTCAGCCGGACATGATCGAGATCATCGACGAAGACACTGAGCAGCCAGTTATTGAAGAACAGGCACAGGACGAAGATGGCGGTGACCGCCGCAAGCGCCGCCGCAGAAAGCGCCGGCGGGGCGGCTCGGATGCCCAACAAGAGGGTTCAGAAGGAACCGAAGCGCAAGCCGACAGCAACGATGCTGATAGCGAGCAAGGCGAAACCCAGGAAGCCCGCGGTTCGGATGACAGTGACGACGATGAACCGCGCCGCAAACGCCGCCGGGGCCGCCGGGGTGGCCGCCGCGGCCGCCGGGACGATGAGACAGAGGCACGCTCGGATGAAACTGCCGAAGCAATCGCAGATGCTGAAGCTACAGAGGGCGACAACGGTGAAACCACGGTTGAAACTCAATCCAGCGAAACACCTGTCGATCAATCTTCAGAAACCAGCGCCGATTCTGATGACGCTGTGAACGGAAGTGTCACTGAAGCTGCAGCAGATGCAGCGACAGAAGAGGCTGCACCGGCAGAAGCGGAAGTGGCGGCAGAGGTCGACGGAGACAGCTCTGAAGAGAAAACCGTTCCAGCCGATGAGGACATTGTCGTCGAAACCCCGACGTCAGAACAGCCGGTTGCTGCCGAAGCGGAAGAAGAGCCTGTTAAGCCGTCTGCACCGGCTGAACCGGTGGTAACCAGCGAAACTTCCGGTGACGAAAAGAAAGACAAACCGAAACGCGGCGGCTGGTGGCAGCGCGGGCGGTCGTTCTTCTGA